In the Corythoichthys intestinalis isolate RoL2023-P3 chromosome 18, ASM3026506v1, whole genome shotgun sequence genome, TCACttgtttgcgtttttttttactatctcACATTTACCACCCCTTTCAATGCAGGCTTCCTGGATGTATAAGGACACAACAACTGTGAACCACGGTCCTGCTGTGGACATTCAACTAAAGCATCCTCAGACAAAGTCATGCTGTTATAAGCGAGCTAGCAATGGCGTCTCGCGACTTTGACAAGCTCCCATGCGACACCGGGGACTTGGAGACCATTTCGGGATCCCTTTCTCAAAGTGCCCAGGCTGAAATTACTGAGGAGCATCTACCAGACAAGACATCTTCCACTGTGAAAGCTCAGAAATCTGGGAAATTCAGAAGTGCGCTGACATTCTTCGGCGTTCGCAAAAGCATGTGTCTCTTACCCAGCTTTTTTGGAGGGAGGAGTAAAAACCAGAGCAAGTGGTCTTCGAAGAAAGGAATCTACAAAAGCAAAACTCACGATGGGTTGAGCCAAATATGTCACGATGACAGCCTGAGAGGTGGATCCACCTCGACTGTGGATTTCCAGTATCACAACCACGGTGACTGCACCGAAAGCCTTAACGGCAATGAATGCGGTCTCCCCAATGAACAGAAATCCCAATCCCTCACGAGGCAAAGACGaggtttaaaaagtttttttaatagttttaaaCACCCGAAAAACCATAGAAATGATGTTTTGGATAAAACTGAAATGTTTGCAATGTCTTCTCCTCACTGCCATAAAGAGGTGCCTCTGGTCCAGGACAACCCTGACCAGTATGCCACACAGTGCCTGGAATCTGAACCAGATGTGCCTGATTTTGCAAATGCTGTGTGCGATAGTTCACCGGCACCGGAATGTAATGACACTGACGTTGAAGTGGCGACTTTAGAGAAGGATTTGGAAGAAGAAAGCCCAAGGACTGAATTCGACGATCAGTTATTTGTCGATCAAACGGACAAAACAAACGTGACGACCGTGGTTTCCAGTGAATACAAGGAGAGCGGCAGAGGACGTAGCGAGCCTTGTCTGTTACTTGAGACGGCGCTGAAGTCCGAAACGCCTGGCGGTTCCTCCGATCAACTGAACATGATTTACAGCGAAGTGGCCTCGTTAAAGAGCTTCGATTCGCTCACCGGCTGCGGGGACATAACCGCGGATCAAGAGGACGACAGCATTACCGAGACGACGGTCTCGGGAGAACGGAGTAGAAATGGAGGAAAGCGGGCCTCCTGCTTTCTCACTTACCAGGGAGGCGGTGAAGAAATGGCCTCCCCCGAAGATTTAGACGAACAGTGTCTCCAGGATTTCTGGGGAAACGATGCATCTGAAGAACTCGACTGTCCTTGCAACCAAACCCACGAGGATCTGACCGCCAGCATGATGCCTTCACACGATGCCAGCGCACAGCAAGCCAGCAGCATGAACACTTCAACAGATGTGTTGACGCCTCACAGTGAGCATCAAGAATCAGTACCTAATAGCGATGAGGGCTACTACGATTCAACCACCCCGGGTCCAGACGAAGGACAGGACAGAACAGACCGACTAAGACAGACAAACAGATTACCCAGGGACAGCTACAGCGGGGATGCTTTGTATGAACTCTTTGCGACTGACGAGAGTCTCGTTAGTCCGCATCATGAATGCAAGCCTAGACTGGCGAGTTCCAAACCGAGCGAGCAACTAGATTCCACCTTCTCTGAGAGTAATCGGTTACAAAGCGACGATCAGTATAAAGCGGAGGACATCATTGAGCTGCAAAACACATGCAAGTCTTTCAAGTTGACGCAAAATACTGTAGCCCTGCCAGAAATGGACTGGAACTCAAACCCACAAGCAGCACTTAGCAAGAAATTTGAGGCCAAACAGTTAGATGAAAAGGGAAATGCGCTCGCTTCCTCAAACACTATAAATGTTGACTGTGAAAACTTGTCATTCATGAGTGCATCCGAAACATCACGAGATCCCAAAGAGCAACATCCAGAGGAAAGCGAGTCCGTCGCATTACCGTTCGGGACTTCTCCGTCTCTGGACCGTAACGGTTGTTTGGACGATGGCCAAACCGTGTGCTTCTCCCAAGCTCTCGTAAACTATGAGAAAAGCGCTCAGATGCTGAGCAGCTTGCAGGGCGAACGCGACGACGTCTCGGAGACCAACGCCGACTTCACTCCGAATATGGAGGCCTTACCCACCATCGTCACTTTCGATGTGGTGGACATGCATAACGAGGGGGAATACGATGAGCAGATTCACATGGAACTGGAGGAGGACATTTCGTCACCCTACCAGGAATTTGAAGACAGCTACCTCCAAAAAGATGCGTTCGCCGAATGCGACTATCAGATGTTAGACCTTTACGAGCAGAGTCTGATTGCTAACACCTGGGCCGTTGCTAGTCTCCCGCGGCACCTTGGCCTGACGAGATTTAGCCAGTCCATGTCCAATCCCTTGTCCCTAGACAGGAGGAGTAGGTCTCTGGACACGGAAAGCCTTCAgttgaagatgcctgcttcataTCGAGATAGCAGAGCTGAAAGGGATCCCGTAACATATTGTAAAAAGAATGTACTCTTGTCCGCGTCAGAGTTTCGAGACGGCGGTAGCGCCATGGCCTTGCCGTGGCTAAGTCGCTCCGAAGTGGCTTTAAGCCTTCCTCTGAGTGATGAAGACATAACTGAAACGGCCCAGAAAGAAAAAATCTTTTCCGATTTGTTCGGCACTGACAGTAAATCCCACCTTTGTCCTGATGTTTTTTCACAGGACCCTGAGCTCTACAGTCGGCCGTGCCACCTCCCCTTGCAATCAGATTCTTGTTTACCTCGTCGCGCCTTTGCTTATTCGGGTAGAGATACGGCTTACAGTGCTGGAGAGGACGCATTTTGCAAAGCTGCTGATTTGCAGTCTTATATCCATTTTAGTAAAAGCGGACAGACAACGAGTAGGGAAAGAATACCTTGTTCGGGAAGTTCTCTCAGGGCGGGCGTGCCTGCAGATGAGCCACCTGTAGATGTCTGTAGACAAGCCCTGCTCCCGGCGACAAACTCCCCAAAATAGCCTTGAAATTGAAAGGGTCTCAATAATCCAATTGACAGGAAAATAATGTACCTTCGAGTGCTGTGTGCGTTTTACTTTTGAGTGATAACTATGGCTTACGCTAGCAAACAATTCATTTGGAAGTACCAAACAAAAAGCGAATTCGGAATTTGAATACAGTCGAGCAGAATTGAGGATTTGCAGTTCACAGAAATGAATACAGGTAGTTCCCGGATTACGAACGTGTTCTGTTTCTACCTGAATtcccgcgtaaatcggaataaaccctttaagtacccctaaacacCCCCTAAGTATCAagttaactatccaaaaacatgtattatacatcattgtactgtcctcgccaagacgccaGAGCTGatcctgcattcgaggaaggtgggaagttggACTCATCCCATtgggatggtaccagttgcgacttCAAAGTGTtccaaccaaacatttatagcacaggtgtcaaaccgatttcaGAAAGGGCCaattgggtgcaggtttgctttccaaccaatgaagaggacaccttttcaccagtcagatcttttacatgtgtaatcagttaaactttgtcaggtgctgcttgtttcagtaggaagttcattggttaaactctgcacggtatcagttggaacaaaatccagcacccacttggccctttctggaatcggtttggcaCCTgtgatttataggttttcatattttaatgaagataatatgcaaacaatgacaggaggaaaactaagtaagtgaaccatcacatttcataTTATGTGGCctcctctttggcagcaataacttcaaccagatgcttcctttagctgcagatcagtctgacacatcgatcaggactaattcttctctacaaaactgctgtagtccagtcagattcctgggatgtttggCATGTATCGCTGTTTTAGGTcagtatctcaatggggttcgattctggactttgacttggccactccagaacgtgtattttgttcctctgaaaccattctgaagttaatttacttctgtgttttggatcattgtcttgttgcggcatccatcttctttttagcctcaactgtctgacagacggccccaggttttcccgcaaaacttttgaatttattcttccattcatgattgctagttgtccaggccctgaggaagcgaaacagccctaaatcatgataatccctccaccatgcttcacagtagggatgaggtgtcgatgttggtgagctgttccatttttcctccacacatgacgttatgtgttactcccaaacaattcaactttggtttcatcggttcacaaaatgttttgccaaaatttctgtggagtgtccaagcgcctttttgtgaacattaaacgagcaacaatgttttttttgagacagatggttttgcatcctttcccagctttatacaaatcaacaatcctcgatccaggcatgtgccggtatgagattctgacggcatgataaccttaagccaaaacatcatggtattgcaattacacctctaaaatatgttactttgagatatctagccgaagtattcccataccagcgattttgttttcttcgatgggtggAAAAAGTAAAGTTTCACCTACGACAGcgattgtgtagcacagctgactcactgacactgagcaacaaccgttgGTGTAGGGTGGAGCCTTGTAAGCGACGGATTTGCATtttaggacataaaaaatagctaataatttagggacggtatgacacaAAAGTTTTGCGGTTttaaaaccttgacgttttcataccacggtataccttaaaaccggtaatcggcacatgtcattgtctaccttgatcgcaggtcttcagacagctcttttgaccgagccatgatgcacatcagacaatgcttctcatcaagacaagtcttaccaggtgtatgttttatagtgggtagggcagctttaaaccactcatccgtGATTGGGAacatacctgacttaaaatgtttggtaaaatttaGTTTATTTGCTCTTAAGTCTTCTTAGGAAGAGGT is a window encoding:
- the LOC130906438 gene encoding APC membrane recruitment protein 1-like, with translation MASRDFDKLPCDTGDLETISGSLSQSAQAEITEEHLPDKTSSTVKAQKSGKFRSALTFFGVRKSMCLLPSFFGGRSKNQSKWSSKKGIYKSKTHDGLSQICHDDSLRGGSTSTVDFQYHNHGDCTESLNGNECGLPNEQKSQSLTRQRRGLKSFFNSFKHPKNHRNDVLDKTEMFAMSSPHCHKEVPLVQDNPDQYATQCLESEPDVPDFANAVCDSSPAPECNDTDVEVATLEKDLEEESPRTEFDDQLFVDQTDKTNVTTVVSSEYKESGRGRSEPCLLLETALKSETPGGSSDQLNMIYSEVASLKSFDSLTGCGDITADQEDDSITETTVSGERSRNGGKRASCFLTYQGGGEEMASPEDLDEQCLQDFWGNDASEELDCPCNQTHEDLTASMMPSHDASAQQASSMNTSTDVLTPHSEHQESVPNSDEGYYDSTTPGPDEGQDRTDRLRQTNRLPRDSYSGDALYELFATDESLVSPHHECKPRLASSKPSEQLDSTFSESNRLQSDDQYKAEDIIELQNTCKSFKLTQNTVALPEMDWNSNPQAALSKKFEAKQLDEKGNALASSNTINVDCENLSFMSASETSRDPKEQHPEESESVALPFGTSPSLDRNGCLDDGQTVCFSQALVNYEKSAQMLSSLQGERDDVSETNADFTPNMEALPTIVTFDVVDMHNEGEYDEQIHMELEEDISSPYQEFEDSYLQKDAFAECDYQMLDLYEQSLIANTWAVASLPRHLGLTRFSQSMSNPLSLDRRSRSLDTESLQLKMPASYRDSRAERDPVTYCKKNVLLSASEFRDGGSAMALPWLSRSEVALSLPLSDEDITETAQKEKIFSDLFGTDSKSHLCPDVFSQDPELYSRPCHLPLQSDSCLPRRAFAYSGRDTAYSAGEDAFCKAADLQSYIHFSKSGQTTSRERIPCSGSSLRAGVPADEPPVDVCRQALLPATNSPK